The nucleotide sequence TAATATCATTAACCACAAATCAATTACCGCGGTCCTCCCGCTGCCCGGGAGCGCAGTGCAGCTAAGGTTTATTTTCCATGGCGATCCTTGAAAACCACGCGGCAGCTGACAAAGATTATGATTCTCCAGTGCTGACTCATATACCCACAAAGAGACAacgaaacaaagaaaataataaacttAATTAAGAGCAAAGTTCTCCGACGCGCCAGCTGACCACTCCTTTGTCGCCACCTGCTGTTGGAAACTGAGAACTGCACCGAAGACCAACAGGGGCGATTCAGATTTAGTAAAGGCGCCATAAAATCAAGACCGCGAGAAAACATATTTTCAAATTTCGTTTTATTTGGTTTGCATTTGATCATTCACATTAACGAGAACAAAAATGTTGGCAGAGTACGGTACAAAAGAGTCAGTCTATACAATTAATGTGCTGTTAGCTTCCCAAAAGCCACAAGGATGCGAGTAAATGAGCTGTCCATAATGGATGATTTCGAGACAGACTGTGATAACAGGTGAGTTTTGATGTTATTCGCTCCAGATTTTAGTGACGACTTCATGCACAGGAAACCGGAGACTTATTTACAGTTCCTTTGCGTGataaagcagaaatgaaaacGGCAGATCAAACGCTCCTGGGCTGAATCAATCAGCTGTGTAGTTAGTCAAACTAGTATCTGTCAGAAGATGCTATTCTGCtgagaatgaggggaaaaaagaaaaccagatgTGTTTCAGACAGCCAGTCACTTCATACACCCACAGAACCTTTAGAACTGCGGCGAGGAACACGTCCAGGTCTTCTGCAGCTCAGTACCGAGAGTACGGACTCCGTGACCGCGATCGAGATCGAGATCGAGATCTAGATCGAGATCGAGATCTCCTGCAAAATAGGGAAAATACATTAGGACGCGAGCACAGATCAGAGAATCGAGTGTCCATTTCTTCCCGAAACTTCAGTTTTCTAAAAGCAACGTTTCACTTCAGGTTTAAACTTCTGTATTTAAAGACATCGTGTGCAGCCAGTCCACACTTAGAATATCCAACTTCTCTTCAAACAAGAGGCTCGTTGAGTCGCCCATGGCGTCTCCAAAGCAAATAACcccatctgctgctgttcttGATTAAACCGAGCAATCAAATAGGTTTGAGTGAAAGTTTATTTCAAAATCCTGGTGACAAACTACTGAAGTTAAGGGCTGCAGCTGTTGTGCTCCCAAAGCTCTGCAGCTGTAACCATATCGCTCGTGTTGTAACCAAATAGGCCGACTGACGacgtcctgctctgctcctccaggctgaaggcGCATAATTAACCAACGGTCAGATCCAACCGGTTAGCAAAATGACAGCAATATATTTAAATCGCCATCAAACAATCCAAAGTTGACAAATGGCTGCCCTCACTGGTACCAGTGCCTTTAGGCCGACTCTTAACTGATTGGCAACGGCAGCTAATTAAGTTTATTTGGGCCTCAGGCGTTCTTTGTCTTGTCCATGTTCCTCCAACAAGAGAGTCCTCTGACGCTACCTAAACCAGCCGGGCTGGTTCACTTTTACTTAGCTCAACTGTCGCATCTTCAATCAATAAAGAGTCTCAAAAGAAATGTGATTTATCTCTGTACGATTTCCCAGGAACGTAtcgacagcagcagatgtgtgttGCGCCTGGTGTTAGAAGGTGCGCTCGTGTGTCGGGGCTGCGTGGATTCTCTCTCACGTACCTCCGGGAAGAGCTGCGTTCTCGGCCTGAGggatggagagcagaggagcgagTCAACAGCGTGTCAGGACACCTCAAACTGCTACAGCACCAACTGAAGCCAGTAACTGACGGAGGGGCCTCCGatcccagtcctccagggcccaaatccagccgggttttccatCCTACTGGGCAGAAAACCGTTTCCCCCCCGAGGACAGCGGCCTACGCTCACCcaggaggagagaaacctgGCTGGATCCGGCCCTCGGGGACTGGGTTCGGACACCCCTACAGTAAACGAACGCCACGTTTCCACGGGTACCAACTCCAGCACAAATCGACAGAGGCTCTCCACAAAGGGGCACCGAGCCGGCACCGTTATGCTAATGTTGGTCGGTTAATGGTCCGATTGGCCAGGGGATCGACAGCAAACTAGCTTAAAAGGATGTTTTTGCCTCTCTTTTGTGCCGTGTGTGTacttgagtgtgtgtttccagtAAAGGCAGCTTGGATTTTGCACGTTGTAAAGAATCTGCATTTGACCTGTGTGAGAGTTTCAGGCCTGTCGCCGCGGTGTCATGGAAGACCCACCGTGTTGAGGCAAACCGATACTATACAGTGGAAAAGCGCCTCTAACGAGAAACCGATGAGTCGTTTTAAGATCGTAAAGATTTACCGTATTTggaaggagaaggtgaagaactCTGGCGGCCATATTGTCTTTCCCATTCGTCTCTCTCTTTTTCACGTCTCTCACGCTCCCTAAACAAAGTTTGTGGGTGAAATGATGGGACAATGGTTGACGTGGcgcgcccccacacacacacacacacacacacagattcttACTTCATGCGCATTTTGCGTGCCATGGCCCGTAGCTCTCCTTCGCGCTcctgtaaaataaatacagttttGAGAGGAAATAGGGCCCCAGAGGTAACATTTCTATCTGGACAAaacatcgggggggggggggggggggggggggctacactACAATCACACCTGTCGtttgtgttcctgttgttgGATCTTTGCCTGGGCTGCCTTTTTATCCGCCTTGCCTGCAAAATAAAGGCTTATTCAGAGATCCGTATTCTGCTAAGGCCAAAACGAGGTTTCATTATAACTCACACTGCTTGTTGAGCGCCTTCTGCATTCGTAACTTGAGACGCTCCTGTGGGGTCATCTTGGACTGCAGGCGACACATTTGAATTAGCGCATACTTTCGCTGAATgccaagcatgtgtgtgtgcaagtgcgtgtgcgtgtaaaggaagagaaaaaggctgaaaacgAGGAACAAAAAAGTCTGTGTTGCTGTATATTCTGTCAACCTCACCCTTACATCAAGTTagctaaagaaagaaagattagGTGTGTGATGTCGCGGTGGGATCAGGGCTGTCAAAAACAGGAGGAGAGTGATATAAGGACAAGTTCAGGTCCGGTTAGTTTAGAAAGAGCCCAGGGCTTTTTGTGACTGACACACCCCATCGCTGGGCCGTTTAAACCTGGTCAGGCAAGAAAAACTGCAGGTCACAACACTGAAGGCAGTTTTAACAGAAGATAACAAGATCTTCGCCATTTGCCTACTAGGACACATGCAAATCCTCCCTAGTTTATGTCAGCCATTTGCTGAAAATATGGTCTGGTTTAAAACAGCAACGAGCCTAAAATACCATACGCGGGCCACCTCAGGTTTCTGtctctaaaaacaaaacatttatgGAAATGTGTCATCAATACGACACGGACGTAACCGACAAAAACGAAGCCCAGTTATTGTAACCGTCGACCTACAAAAGAAAATCCCCAAATGTCCAGCATGTCTGTGCATATGTAGAGATACAAGCACGACCCCAACACAAGGCCTCTAAATGTCCACAGATTCGTTCGTCGTAAGTCCAGTTTTATCCGTTTTTTCCCTTAAACGCTTCAGAACTCAAAACAACAATGGCTTCTACATCCCAGCGTGTTGGACAACGCTGTCAGCCTGTCAGGGATGAGGGAGGCGTAGACTTTAGCAAGAAACCCAGCGAGAACAAATTCTTACTGACTTTGGCAGCTCCCGTCTCTTTACCACCCGCAGTTTCAGGCCTGGATCAAAGAAAAAGGATGATTAGTGATTAGTTCTGTCACAAATTACACCTGAAGACAAAAGGTCACTATTTCCTTCATTTGGTTGTAACACCGCTGTAAGgatgctagcattagcaacacAGTGAGCAGTGTGTAGTTTACACTGCAGGCCTGCTAAATACCACAACTTTGGAATTGTGAAGCCTAAAAATCTCAAgagctaaaaaagaaaaacagaattatCAATCGGGTTATTCTGTCCCACGCGGGCGTCGTACTTTCTCAGCTTGTCACAGACGGTGATGGCAGAGGGCTGGGCTCCTctgtgaggaggggagggactGTGGTTAGCACGATTCAGGGACTGTGGGGggctgcggctgcggctgcggcTGTCGCTGTCTCCGCGCCTGTGGCTTCCACTGCTTCGACCCCTTCGCCGTGTCCCCTGTCGTGAGCTGGAGCGTGATCTGCCAGtgaaaatttttttttaaaaaaagtctaaaaagtataaataaggaaaaaaaaaacaacctcccaACAGAGGCTGAAGAGTAAACCTTGTTCTCCGGTGTGATGAGTATCGTCTCCTGTCTCGGTCCCGGTCTCTGGTCCTGCCTCGGTCGCTGGACCGGGACCGAGACCGTGTCCGTGTCCGGTCACGTCTCCTCCGCGATGCAGCCCCGCCCCTTCCACCAGAGTAAGACCTGGAGCGTCGCCTCGACCGCGAGCGCGTCCTCGACCGCCGGCCGTCCCTCCCTCCACGTCCGTGTCGGTTATGGCGGGACCGCGAGGACAAGCGAGAAGAGGACCGAGAtgaggaactggaggaggaggaacggctGGAGGACGACCTCCGTCTCCTGGAGAAACCAGAACAAGCACATTTAGTAACGAGGCTAACCCAGCTCCTATCCTGCCTTTATACCCTGTTTTCAGGACTCTCACGCCACATTTATTAAGAGATAAGGTTATTATTTATCAATTCACATTGTGTTTATGTACATGAGGAGTGTGAAATCCCTCAGAACCACCTAGATTATAAAACGTAGGTCACCTCACCCACCAGAACAGTCTGAATTCATCAGTATTCTTCCTGCCTGCCACTGACATCAAACTGACTAAGAGAAAAGCAACTAACAGAAAAGCCAGAAAGATGGAAAGTTACCGACCGGGAGCCCCTGCTATGACCTGCAGAGTGCTGcaaggtggaggaggtgtggccAGAGTGAGCAGCAGAGGTTTGCGCCAccgcggccgccgccgccgccgccgctacaGCTTCATCATCGCTGCCTCCGAAactggtgatgaaggtgatctTCTCTGGACCGGGAGACCGAGACCGCGACCTTGAATCAGAGCTGGACTCCGACTCCGGGCTGAAAGAAACCAGGAAGACAGAATTGTAGTGCGGACACGGACGCAACATAACCGGACTGTGATGTGATCAGCTCACCGCTTGTAGGGATCGTACGTTGGGCTGTCCCTCCTCGCATAGCTGAAATATAAAGAGGCCATCATTAGTTGGAGTTACCCCAGTAACGGTGGTCGTAGCAGAAAAGTGACGTCTCACCTCGGCGGGCTGATCTGTCTCCCTTTTAACCGCTTCTCTCGGAATTCTCTCCGTTGTCGGCGAGAGCGCCGGCCCTGCGAACATCAGACCTCAGTAAACACGCTCAGGACAGCGACGCCACACACTGATGGAGGGATGTGCCCTTACAGAATACATGGCCTTCTCTGCCTCCAGAGCCTTGGCGTGCTTGatggcctccacctcctccttgtCTTTCCTCAGCATCCTGATCAACAAGAACTTTGCCATCATATTCTTACAAACTTGAATGcgactttattttaaaatacaccTCTAAGACCGGGAAAACCACTCAAACACAGTTTTACCTCACAAAATCTCCTTCGGCCATCCCGTATGAGGTTGCCATTTTGTTCACATCCAAGACCTGTTCCTGGTTCAGCTCATCCACATCCACCTCCACATCTGGGCATAAAACAAACATTGAACCGTCTACACGGCCCAGTTGTTGACCGAGGTCGACAATGTCCGGACAAAAGCACATTCTCACCGATATCTGGGATGCCCTCGTCCTCTTCGGACTCACTGTTCTCCGAGTTGTCTTCATCTTTGTCTGACTGAGGTTCGGGTTCAGGCACAATCCCGTCTTCATAAGTGTAACCAATAGCGGCTCTTTTTTCAACCAGTCTGCAGAGAAACAAGAAATAAGATgaaccaaaaacaaaccagcGGAACCTTGTTGTGCGGGGAGGACAACAAAACAAGAAGGAAGGCgtactttttcttttcttcctcgtTGGGCTTCTGAAGGCCACCGTAAAGTTCATCCAGGTAGATCTGGTATAAGCACTGCTCCTCCGAGACTGTGGAGGGACAACAGGGAGGAATATGGGAACAGTGCATTGATTCAAGCATAAACTGCTGCTGCGGATCCCGACAGATGTTTGTGTGAAATCGGCACCAGCGACAGCTGTCGTACTCACTGTTGGCAAAGTCATTCTGCACGAGGCCCCTGTAGCGCTCGTAATtgcacttcctctcctccgtgTCCTGCTCTGGGTTGCTGCATATGACAAAGCGTTGTTTAGCATTCACGAGAGCTCTTCCCATTGTTCTGAGCAAGTTCAAACACACAATCGCCCGCACAAGCTCTCCGATGTGGAATTAGCCAGATTTAGGACTCACGGCGTGTTGAGCAGCGGGGGCGTGTAGGTAGGGATGTAGTCCAGATGAGCCCTCACGTCGAACCTGTCAATCATGTTGTTGACATCTCCCTGCCACGGCATCCtttttgacaaaataaaaagctcCAGTCTAACCAGCGCGCTCCCACAAACTCAGCTGTGTGTTAatacgtgcgtgtgcgtgttccCCCCTCACATGTTAATggggctctctgcagccagcgCCACAGCGGGGTCCAGATGTATTTTATAGGCTCGCCCATGAACCTGGAGGAACTGAGCAGGATCTTTTTTCTAttggaaacaaagaaaaaacaaagggaTCAATGGGAACATCTACATTATATAGTTGAACCAGGGTCTCTTACAATCTTTTCGTAGTACTCCCGCCGACGCTCGCCTCGACGTTTGTAGTCTACCATCATGCCACGGAGCTTGCGCTCGTGTTTGCGGGCCTCCTGCCACATGACGGCTCCGCTTGGGGTGGGCGCACGGCGAGGCACGGCTGCTGTGAGCAGAAAAGGAGACAAGATCTTAATCAGAAAGAATCAAATGTAAGCACATGATGAAGATCTAACAGGCAACAGCTATAAAAAGGAGAGTCTGCAGTGTCTTTGTTCTACCCTTAACACATAGAATATCAGCAATTTTCTTTTCAGGCATGACTCTAAAAAGCCTTTTAACtaaaagaaaagacaataaaGCTGGCAAACTACTAACAGATCACAGACCGAGAGTATTTATGATCAGATCTCAGTGACCAAAAAGAATATCAGGAGAACAGATATCAAGTTACAAAAAATATCTCTTGCTAGTACCAAAGCCTGTATGTTGTTGCAATGATTTACTCCTGATTTTAAATAGCATTAATTCCTTTTAGCATCACTTTGACCATTTTCATTAAGGTGCTACACAACAGGGACCAGTCAGCGCACAGAAAGGGCGCTTTAACTAtatttgaattgaattgaattgttAAGAACGAACACTGACGCCTTGTCTTATTGTGTAAACACcttgaaaatataattaaaagaGGGTAATAAACTGGCAATTAATGGCATTGCTGCTCTGGTCACATGCACTTGTGTTTGATTACATGCTAACAAGTCGGAATAAAAAAAATTCGATTCTGTTTACTTTTGATGACCCGACACGCACGTTTGCCGTCGTGTCTTATGCCATCATGcttcttgtcattttaaataccTAATAACGACATTATTAAGTTATTTGACATGACTCCAGCAAGTAATGGGGC is from Takifugu rubripes chromosome 11, fTakRub1.2, whole genome shotgun sequence and encodes:
- the clasrp gene encoding CLK4-associating serine/arginine rich protein, whose product is MWQEARKHERKLRGMMVDYKRRGERRREYYEKIKKDPAQFLQVHGRAYKIHLDPAVALAAESPINMMPWQGDVNNMIDRFDVRAHLDYIPTYTPPLLNTPNPEQDTEERKCNYERYRGLVQNDFANISEEQCLYQIYLDELYGGLQKPNEEEKKKLVEKRAAIGYTYEDGIVPEPEPQSDKDEDNSENSESEEDEGIPDIDVEVDVDELNQEQVLDVNKMATSYGMAEGDFVRMLRKDKEEVEAIKHAKALEAEKAMYSGRRSRRQRREFREKRLKGRQISPPSYARRDSPTYDPYKRPESESSSDSRSRSRSPGPEKITFITSFGGSDDEAVAAAAAAAAVAQTSAAHSGHTSSTLQHSAGHSRGSRRRRSSSSRSSSSSSSSRSSSRLSSRSRHNRHGRGGRDGRRSRTRSRSRRRSRSYSGGRGGAASRRRRDRTRTRSRSRSSDRGRTRDRDRDRRRYSSHRRTRSRSSSRQGTRRRGRSSGSHRRGDSDSRSRSRSPPQSLNRANHSPSPPHRGAQPSAITVCDKLRKPETAGGKETGAAKSKMTPQERLKLRMQKALNKQCKADKKAAQAKIQQQEHKRQEREGELRAMARKMRMKERERREKERDEWERQYGRQSSSPSPSKYGRERSSSRRRSRSRSRSRSRSRSRSRSPYSRY